In Pyricularia oryzae 70-15 chromosome 2, whole genome shotgun sequence, one genomic interval encodes:
- a CDS encoding hydroxyacylglutathione hydrolase, producing the protein MNFVRLGRPLLGIKSKAFTPSFSFTPRRTMQVKSIPMWVGSSDNYAYLVIDDKTKDAVIIDPANPEEAAPPIKKAIESGEINLKAIVNTHHHWDHSGGNKKFRDALELPDLPIIGGKNCEAVTTTPANGEGFPFGSIQVKGLYTPCHTQDSICWFMQDGDDKVVFTGDTLFHGGCGRFFEGTPEEMNTALNKTLAALPDDTRVFPGHEYTKSNVKFGISVLQSEPVQKLQEFAESNKETQGQFTIGDEKKHNVFMRMDDPVIQKATGETDPVKVMGKLREMKNNFK; encoded by the exons ATGAACTTTGTGCGACTGGGCAGACCGCTTCTCGGGATTAAATCAAAAGCATTCACACCAAGT TTCTCGTTCACTCCTCGACGCACCATGCAGGTCAAGTCTATTCCCATGT GGGTAGGTAGTAGTGACAACTACGCCTACCTGGTCATTGACGACAAGACCAAGGACGCTGTCATCATAGATCCGGCTAATCCGGAAGA GGCCGCTCCTCCCATCAAGAAAGCCATCGAGTCCGGCGAAATCAACTTGAAGGCCATTGTGAACACCCACCA CCATTGGGATCATTCTGGAGGCAACAAAAAATTT cgcgATGCACTGGAGCTTCCAGACCTGCCGATAATTGGCGGTAAAAACTGCGAGGCCGTCACCACGACGCCCGCGAACGGCGAGGGCTTCCCTTTTGGTAGCATCCAGGTCAAGGGCCTCTACACGCCCTGCCACACGCAGGACAGTATTTGCTGGTTTATGCAGGATGGAGATGACAAGGTCGTCTTTACGGGCGACACTCTCTTTCATGGAG GTTGCGGCAGGTTCTTTGAGGGTACCCCGGAGGAGATGAACACTGCTCTGAACAAGACCTTGGCTGCCTTGCCTGATGATACTCGTGTCTTT CCCGGACACGAATACACCAAGTCCAACGTCAAGTTTGGCATCTCGGTCTTGCAAAGCGAGCCTGTTCAGAAGCTGCAAGAGTTTGCCGAGAGCAACAAAGAGACTCAGGGCCAATTCACAATTGGCGACGAGAAG AAACACAACGTTTTCATGCGGATGGATGATCCAGTCATCCAAAAGGCGACTGGCGAGACGGACCCGGTCAAGGTTATGGGCAAGCTGCGTGAGATGAAGAACAACTTCAAATGA
- a CDS encoding translation initiation factor 4E, which yields MAARPTLTTHGLSNLSQSSDVNSPNVNSPAESRKLAMSKIHNTLGDRPLQHIWAVWFDRSQNKENQAKDGSYQVQLEQLGAEIASIQDFWRYWNNTPVQYIKMRESIYLFKKGFKPIWEDRRNIHGGSWTFRVPKNIGPDVWKLVQLVAIGEELQDALETGDQLCGVGLSVRFNSHLISIWHRDSSKQKSIDGMVKVVLDTLPAELRPKPDNYFYKKHSDHAGFKAPPELQAVLDSQKARDAAAAKTEGTGGGGEASENPVPEIKEPGADK from the exons ATGGCCGCCCGCCCTACTCTTACCACACATGGCTTGTCCAACTTGTCGCAGAGCTCAGATGTAAACTCGCCAAATGTCAACTCTCCCGCCGAATCGCGCAAGCTGGCCATGAGCAAGATCCACAACACTTTGGGAGACAGGCCACTCCAGCACATTTGGGCCGTCTGGTTCGACAG GAGCCAAAACAAGGAGAACCAGGCCAAGGATGGCTCCTACCAGGTCCAGCTCGAGCAGCTCGGTGCCGAGATCGCCAGTATCCAGGACTTCTGGAGGTACTGGAACAACACGCCCGTCCAGTACATCAAGATGCGCGAGTCCATCTACCTTTTCAAGAAGGGATTCAAGCCCATCTGGGAGGACCGCAGGAACATACACGGAGGCAGCTGGACCTTCCGCGTGCCCAAGAACATTGGCCCCGACGTTTGGAAGTTGGTGCAGCTTGTTGCGATTGGCGAGGAGCTCCAGGACGCTCTAGAAACCG GCGACCAACTCTGCGGCGTAGGCCTCTCTGTCCGCTTCAACTCGCACCTCATCTCCATCTGGCACCGCGACTCGTCCAAGCAAAAGTCCATCGATGGCATGGTCAAGGTCGTGCTCGACACCCTGCCCGCTGAGCTGCGACCCAAGCCCGACAACTACTTTTACAAGAAGCACTCGGACCACGCCGGCTTCAAGGCCCCGCCCGAGCTGCAGGCCGTCCTCGACTCGCAAAAGGCCCgcgacgccgccgcagccAAGACCGAGGGTacaggcggtggtggtgaggCCTCGGAGAACCCCGTCCCCGAGATCAAAGAGCCCGGTGCGGACAAGTGA